The genomic region CGCACTCGTTCCAAAGGATGAGCTGGAAGGTGAAATGGGAGAGGCACATGTGGGAAAACAAGCAAGACTTATGTCTCAAGCTCTCAGAAAACTAAAAGGTATGGCACACAAAGCAAATACAGCTATCATATTTATAAACCAGCTCAGGGAAAAGATAGGTGTTATGTTTGGAAATCCAGAAACTACACCGGGAGGAAGGGCGCTTAAATTCTTCGCCGATATGAGACTTGACGTAAGAAAGATAGGGGAAATAAAGGACAGTAACGATAGGGTAGGTAGCAGGGTAAAGGTAAGAGTGGTAAAAAACAAATTAGCTCCACCTTTTCAAGAGGCTGAGTTTGATGTCATATACGGTGAAGGAATATGCAAACTCTGCGATCTTATAGATATAGCTACTGAGCTAAAGATACTAAATAGGAGCGGTGCCTGGTACAGCTACGGTGATACTAAGCTGGGGCAAGGCAAAGATCAGGCTAAGAAGTTTCTTGCGGAAAATCCGAGCATAGCTCAGGAGATAGAATTAAAGGTAAGGGAGGCTTCAGGACTTGCTCCAGCTGATACTTAAAAGGGCTATTGAATCGGGAGCTTCTGATGTTCACATAAAGTCGGGTAGTCAGCCTGTTATAAGATCTAAAAAGAGGCTTGTGAGGCTTGCTGACTTTCCCGTTATAGAAGAGAAGATGATGGAACTTTTTGTGAGGGAGGTACTGGAAAAAAACAGGAGAAAGATGGCTGAGTTTGAGGAACTTGGGGAGACGGATACATCATACTCCCTGCCGGGTGTAGCACGCTTTAGGGTAAACGTCTATAAGCAAAGAAACACTACAGGTATGGCTTTCAGAGTCGTGCCTTTTGATGTCCCCCCCTTTGAAAGCCTTAATCTACCAGAGGTTATGCGAAGGGTAATTTTGGAAAACACCAAAGGCTTCGTGTTGGTAACCGGTCCCACGGGATCTGGCAAATCCACAACCCTCGCAGCCCTTATAAACATCATAAACAAAACCAGGGATGCGGTAATAGTTACCATAGAAGATCCCATTGAATATCTCTTCAGAGATGAGAAATCCTTTATAGTACAGAGGGAAGTAGGTATAGACACGTCTTCTTTTTCAAGGGGTTTGAGAGCATCTCTGAGAGAAGATCCGGATGTGATAATGGTAGGAGAGATAAGGGACAGTGAAACAGCTCAGATATGCCTTCAGGCTGCCGAAACAGGTCACTTAGTCTTTTCAACACTTCATACGCTCGATGCCAAAGAATCCA from Hydrogenobacter sp. harbors:
- a CDS encoding type IV pilus twitching motility protein PilT, with amino-acid sequence MLQLILKRAIESGASDVHIKSGSQPVIRSKKRLVRLADFPVIEEKMMELFVREVLEKNRRKMAEFEELGETDTSYSLPGVARFRVNVYKQRNTTGMAFRVVPFDVPPFESLNLPEVMRRVILENTKGFVLVTGPTGSGKSTTLAALINIINKTRDAVIVTIEDPIEYLFRDEKSFIVQREVGIDTSSFSRGLRASLREDPDVIMVGEIRDSETAQICLQAAETGHLVFSTLHTLDAKESINRLIGMFNLEVREQIRIQLAETLIAIFSQRLLPKADGSGVVPAVEVLVNTAAIKEAILDPTKFDEIPTLLEKGKSVYGTQTFDQHLEELYRRGLIDYTTALLFASKPGDLELRLKGISSGGRSFF
- the recA gene encoding recombinase RecA, which codes for MIEEKEVVEKRKALENVLLGIERRFGKGSIMPLKNAERVKVDVIPTGSLSLDIATGIGGIPRGRIVEIFGPESSGKTTLALHVIASAQKMGGIAVFIDAEHALDPKYAEKIGVNTESLYISQPDYGEQALEIVESLVASNAVDVVVIDSVAALVPKDELEGEMGEAHVGKQARLMSQALRKLKGMAHKANTAIIFINQLREKIGVMFGNPETTPGGRALKFFADMRLDVRKIGEIKDSNDRVGSRVKVRVVKNKLAPPFQEAEFDVIYGEGICKLCDLIDIATELKILNRSGAWYSYGDTKLGQGKDQAKKFLAENPSIAQEIELKVREASGLAPADT